In Myotis daubentonii chromosome 16, mMyoDau2.1, whole genome shotgun sequence, one DNA window encodes the following:
- the RILP gene encoding rab-interacting lysosomal protein isoform X2 yields MEPRRAAPGEHSWRPRVAAGAETAAELVYHLAGALGTELQELARRFGPEAAAGLVPLVVRALELLEKAAVGPAPDSLQVSAQQAELELRRLRDENEHLRRELRCGPQEERALLRQLKEVTDRQRDELRAHNRDLQQRSQETEALQEQLQRLLLVNAELRHKLAAVQTQLRAARDRESEREPGRAGVVELAQDQARNLAGGPGCAQRQEPELATAEPGGPGTPEDPAGAPQEEQCPSNVGQCGFSRQELQQILQERNELKANVFLLKEELAYFQRELLTDHRVPGLLLEAMKVAVRKQRKKIKAKMLGTPEEAESSDDDDGSWLLLSSDKEDHPPPPDSRIQSFFGQCYRGEAEALEAKTSSTAPSERGGEEEAPQQSHWEPVGSP; encoded by the exons ATGGAGCCCAGGAGGGCGGCGCCTGGGGAGCATAGCTGGAGGCCTCGAGTGGCCGCGGGGGCTGAGACGGCCGCAGAGCTCGTGTACCATCTAGCGGGGGCCCTGGGCACCGAGCTGCAGGAGCTGGCGCGCCGCTTCGGGCCTGAGGCGGCCGCGGGACTGGTGCCGCTCGTGGTGCGGGCGCTGGAGCTCCTGGAAAAGGCTGCGGTGGGGCCCGCCCCCGACTCG CTGCAGGTGTCGGCGCAGCAGGCCGAGCTGGAGCTGCGGCGGCTGCGGGACGAGAACGAGCACCTCCGCAGAGAGCTGCGCTGCGGGCCGCAGG AGGAGCGCGCTCTGCTGCGGCAGCTCAAGGAAGTGACCGACCGACAGCGGGACGAGCTCCGGGCGCACAACCGGGACCTGCAGCAGCGCAGCCAGGAGACGGAGGCG TTGCAGGAGCAGCTGCAGCGCCTCCTGCTGGTGAATGCAGAGTTGCGGCACAAGCTGGCGGCGGTGCAAACCCAGCTGCGAGCCGCACGGGACCGCGAGAGCGAGCGGGAGCCGGGGCGTGCAGGGGTCGTGGAGTTGGCTCAGGATCAGGCACGGAACCTGGCCGGGGGTCCTGGGTGCGCACAGAGGCAGGAGCCCGAGCTGGCGACCGCAGAACCAGGAGGCCCGGGGACCCCTGAGGACCCC GCAGGTGCCCCGCAGGAGGAGCAGTGTCCCTCCAACGTAGGGCAGTGCGGCTTCAGTCGACAGGAGCTTCAGCAGATCCTCCAGGAGCGGAATGAGCTCAAAGCCAACGTGTTCCTGCTGAAGGAGGAGTTGGCCTACTTCCAGCG GGAGCTGCTCACAGACCACAGGGTACCCGGGCTTCTCCTGGAAGCCATGAAGGTGGCTGTCAGAAAGCAGCGGAAGAAGATCAAGGCGAAGATGTTAGGGACCCCAGAGGAAGCAGAGAGCAG tgacGATGATGATGGCTCATGGCTCCTGCTCTCCAGCGATAAGGaagaccaccccccaccccctgactccAGAATACAGAGTTT CTTTGGCCAGTGTTATCGAGGTGAAGCAGAGGCCCTTGAAGCCAAGACCAGCAGCACAGCTCCCAGCGAGCGAGGCGGAGAAGAGGAGGCCCCACAGCAATCCCACTGggagcctgtgggcagcccctga
- the RILP gene encoding rab-interacting lysosomal protein isoform X1 has protein sequence MEPRRAAPGEHSWRPRVAAGAETAAELVYHLAGALGTELQELARRFGPEAAAGLVPLVVRALELLEKAAVGPAPDSVSHRPSLCHPRGRRGPNPESPDSQLQVSAQQAELELRRLRDENEHLRRELRCGPQEERALLRQLKEVTDRQRDELRAHNRDLQQRSQETEALQEQLQRLLLVNAELRHKLAAVQTQLRAARDRESEREPGRAGVVELAQDQARNLAGGPGCAQRQEPELATAEPGGPGTPEDPAGAPQEEQCPSNVGQCGFSRQELQQILQERNELKANVFLLKEELAYFQRELLTDHRVPGLLLEAMKVAVRKQRKKIKAKMLGTPEEAESSDDDDGSWLLLSSDKEDHPPPPDSRIQSFFGQCYRGEAEALEAKTSSTAPSERGGEEEAPQQSHWEPVGSP, from the exons ATGGAGCCCAGGAGGGCGGCGCCTGGGGAGCATAGCTGGAGGCCTCGAGTGGCCGCGGGGGCTGAGACGGCCGCAGAGCTCGTGTACCATCTAGCGGGGGCCCTGGGCACCGAGCTGCAGGAGCTGGCGCGCCGCTTCGGGCCTGAGGCGGCCGCGGGACTGGTGCCGCTCGTGGTGCGGGCGCTGGAGCTCCTGGAAAAGGCTGCGGTGGGGCCCGCCCCCGACTCGGTGAGTCAccgcccctccctctgccacccgcGGGGTCGCCGGGGGCCTAACCCTGAGAGCCCGGACTCCCAGCTGCAGGTGTCGGCGCAGCAGGCCGAGCTGGAGCTGCGGCGGCTGCGGGACGAGAACGAGCACCTCCGCAGAGAGCTGCGCTGCGGGCCGCAGG AGGAGCGCGCTCTGCTGCGGCAGCTCAAGGAAGTGACCGACCGACAGCGGGACGAGCTCCGGGCGCACAACCGGGACCTGCAGCAGCGCAGCCAGGAGACGGAGGCG TTGCAGGAGCAGCTGCAGCGCCTCCTGCTGGTGAATGCAGAGTTGCGGCACAAGCTGGCGGCGGTGCAAACCCAGCTGCGAGCCGCACGGGACCGCGAGAGCGAGCGGGAGCCGGGGCGTGCAGGGGTCGTGGAGTTGGCTCAGGATCAGGCACGGAACCTGGCCGGGGGTCCTGGGTGCGCACAGAGGCAGGAGCCCGAGCTGGCGACCGCAGAACCAGGAGGCCCGGGGACCCCTGAGGACCCC GCAGGTGCCCCGCAGGAGGAGCAGTGTCCCTCCAACGTAGGGCAGTGCGGCTTCAGTCGACAGGAGCTTCAGCAGATCCTCCAGGAGCGGAATGAGCTCAAAGCCAACGTGTTCCTGCTGAAGGAGGAGTTGGCCTACTTCCAGCG GGAGCTGCTCACAGACCACAGGGTACCCGGGCTTCTCCTGGAAGCCATGAAGGTGGCTGTCAGAAAGCAGCGGAAGAAGATCAAGGCGAAGATGTTAGGGACCCCAGAGGAAGCAGAGAGCAG tgacGATGATGATGGCTCATGGCTCCTGCTCTCCAGCGATAAGGaagaccaccccccaccccctgactccAGAATACAGAGTTT CTTTGGCCAGTGTTATCGAGGTGAAGCAGAGGCCCTTGAAGCCAAGACCAGCAGCACAGCTCCCAGCGAGCGAGGCGGAGAAGAGGAGGCCCCACAGCAATCCCACTGggagcctgtgggcagcccctga
- the RILP gene encoding rab-interacting lysosomal protein isoform X3: MEPRRAAPGEHSWRPRVAAGAETAAELVYHLAGALGTELQELARRFGPEAAAGLVPLVVRALELLEKAAVGPAPDSVSAQQAELELRRLRDENEHLRRELRCGPQEERALLRQLKEVTDRQRDELRAHNRDLQQRSQETEALQEQLQRLLLVNAELRHKLAAVQTQLRAARDRESEREPGRAGVVELAQDQARNLAGGPGCAQRQEPELATAEPGGPGTPEDPAGAPQEEQCPSNVGQCGFSRQELQQILQERNELKANVFLLKEELAYFQRELLTDHRVPGLLLEAMKVAVRKQRKKIKAKMLGTPEEAESSDDDDGSWLLLSSDKEDHPPPPDSRIQSFFGQCYRGEAEALEAKTSSTAPSERGGEEEAPQQSHWEPVGSP, translated from the exons ATGGAGCCCAGGAGGGCGGCGCCTGGGGAGCATAGCTGGAGGCCTCGAGTGGCCGCGGGGGCTGAGACGGCCGCAGAGCTCGTGTACCATCTAGCGGGGGCCCTGGGCACCGAGCTGCAGGAGCTGGCGCGCCGCTTCGGGCCTGAGGCGGCCGCGGGACTGGTGCCGCTCGTGGTGCGGGCGCTGGAGCTCCTGGAAAAGGCTGCGGTGGGGCCCGCCCCCGACTCG GTGTCGGCGCAGCAGGCCGAGCTGGAGCTGCGGCGGCTGCGGGACGAGAACGAGCACCTCCGCAGAGAGCTGCGCTGCGGGCCGCAGG AGGAGCGCGCTCTGCTGCGGCAGCTCAAGGAAGTGACCGACCGACAGCGGGACGAGCTCCGGGCGCACAACCGGGACCTGCAGCAGCGCAGCCAGGAGACGGAGGCG TTGCAGGAGCAGCTGCAGCGCCTCCTGCTGGTGAATGCAGAGTTGCGGCACAAGCTGGCGGCGGTGCAAACCCAGCTGCGAGCCGCACGGGACCGCGAGAGCGAGCGGGAGCCGGGGCGTGCAGGGGTCGTGGAGTTGGCTCAGGATCAGGCACGGAACCTGGCCGGGGGTCCTGGGTGCGCACAGAGGCAGGAGCCCGAGCTGGCGACCGCAGAACCAGGAGGCCCGGGGACCCCTGAGGACCCC GCAGGTGCCCCGCAGGAGGAGCAGTGTCCCTCCAACGTAGGGCAGTGCGGCTTCAGTCGACAGGAGCTTCAGCAGATCCTCCAGGAGCGGAATGAGCTCAAAGCCAACGTGTTCCTGCTGAAGGAGGAGTTGGCCTACTTCCAGCG GGAGCTGCTCACAGACCACAGGGTACCCGGGCTTCTCCTGGAAGCCATGAAGGTGGCTGTCAGAAAGCAGCGGAAGAAGATCAAGGCGAAGATGTTAGGGACCCCAGAGGAAGCAGAGAGCAG tgacGATGATGATGGCTCATGGCTCCTGCTCTCCAGCGATAAGGaagaccaccccccaccccctgactccAGAATACAGAGTTT CTTTGGCCAGTGTTATCGAGGTGAAGCAGAGGCCCTTGAAGCCAAGACCAGCAGCACAGCTCCCAGCGAGCGAGGCGGAGAAGAGGAGGCCCCACAGCAATCCCACTGggagcctgtgggcagcccctga
- the RILP gene encoding rab-interacting lysosomal protein isoform X4: MEPRRAAPGEHSWRPRVAAGAETAAELVYHLAGALGTELQELARRFGPEAAAGLVPLVVRALELLEKAAVGPAPDSVSHRPSLCHPRGRRGPNPESPDSQLQVSAQQAELELRRLRDENEHLRRELRCGPQEERALLRQLKEVTDRQRDELRAHNRDLQQRSQETEALQEQLQRLLLVNAELRHKLAAVQTQLRAARDRESEREPGRAGVVELAQDQARNLAGGPGCAQRQEPELATAEPGGPGTPEDPAGAPQEEQCPSNVGQCGFSRQELQQILQERNELKANVFLLKEELAYFQRELLTDHRVPGLLLEAMKVAVRKQRKKIKAKMLGTPEEAESSFGQCYRGEAEALEAKTSSTAPSERGGEEEAPQQSHWEPVGSP, from the exons ATGGAGCCCAGGAGGGCGGCGCCTGGGGAGCATAGCTGGAGGCCTCGAGTGGCCGCGGGGGCTGAGACGGCCGCAGAGCTCGTGTACCATCTAGCGGGGGCCCTGGGCACCGAGCTGCAGGAGCTGGCGCGCCGCTTCGGGCCTGAGGCGGCCGCGGGACTGGTGCCGCTCGTGGTGCGGGCGCTGGAGCTCCTGGAAAAGGCTGCGGTGGGGCCCGCCCCCGACTCGGTGAGTCAccgcccctccctctgccacccgcGGGGTCGCCGGGGGCCTAACCCTGAGAGCCCGGACTCCCAGCTGCAGGTGTCGGCGCAGCAGGCCGAGCTGGAGCTGCGGCGGCTGCGGGACGAGAACGAGCACCTCCGCAGAGAGCTGCGCTGCGGGCCGCAGG AGGAGCGCGCTCTGCTGCGGCAGCTCAAGGAAGTGACCGACCGACAGCGGGACGAGCTCCGGGCGCACAACCGGGACCTGCAGCAGCGCAGCCAGGAGACGGAGGCG TTGCAGGAGCAGCTGCAGCGCCTCCTGCTGGTGAATGCAGAGTTGCGGCACAAGCTGGCGGCGGTGCAAACCCAGCTGCGAGCCGCACGGGACCGCGAGAGCGAGCGGGAGCCGGGGCGTGCAGGGGTCGTGGAGTTGGCTCAGGATCAGGCACGGAACCTGGCCGGGGGTCCTGGGTGCGCACAGAGGCAGGAGCCCGAGCTGGCGACCGCAGAACCAGGAGGCCCGGGGACCCCTGAGGACCCC GCAGGTGCCCCGCAGGAGGAGCAGTGTCCCTCCAACGTAGGGCAGTGCGGCTTCAGTCGACAGGAGCTTCAGCAGATCCTCCAGGAGCGGAATGAGCTCAAAGCCAACGTGTTCCTGCTGAAGGAGGAGTTGGCCTACTTCCAGCG GGAGCTGCTCACAGACCACAGGGTACCCGGGCTTCTCCTGGAAGCCATGAAGGTGGCTGTCAGAAAGCAGCGGAAGAAGATCAAGGCGAAGATGTTAGGGACCCCAGAGGAAGCAGAGAGCAG CTTTGGCCAGTGTTATCGAGGTGAAGCAGAGGCCCTTGAAGCCAAGACCAGCAGCACAGCTCCCAGCGAGCGAGGCGGAGAAGAGGAGGCCCCACAGCAATCCCACTGggagcctgtgggcagcccctga
- the RILP gene encoding rab-interacting lysosomal protein isoform X5, whose amino-acid sequence MEPRRAAPGEHSWRPRVAAGAETAAELVYHLAGALGTELQELARRFGPEAAAGLVPLVVRALELLEKAAVGPAPDSVSHRPSLCHPRGRRGPNPESPDSQLQVSAQQAELELRRLRDENEHLRRELRCGPQEERALLRQLKEVTDRQRDELRAHNRDLQQRSQETEAAGAPQEEQCPSNVGQCGFSRQELQQILQERNELKANVFLLKEELAYFQRELLTDHRVPGLLLEAMKVAVRKQRKKIKAKMLGTPEEAESSDDDDGSWLLLSSDKEDHPPPPDSRIQSFFGQCYRGEAEALEAKTSSTAPSERGGEEEAPQQSHWEPVGSP is encoded by the exons ATGGAGCCCAGGAGGGCGGCGCCTGGGGAGCATAGCTGGAGGCCTCGAGTGGCCGCGGGGGCTGAGACGGCCGCAGAGCTCGTGTACCATCTAGCGGGGGCCCTGGGCACCGAGCTGCAGGAGCTGGCGCGCCGCTTCGGGCCTGAGGCGGCCGCGGGACTGGTGCCGCTCGTGGTGCGGGCGCTGGAGCTCCTGGAAAAGGCTGCGGTGGGGCCCGCCCCCGACTCGGTGAGTCAccgcccctccctctgccacccgcGGGGTCGCCGGGGGCCTAACCCTGAGAGCCCGGACTCCCAGCTGCAGGTGTCGGCGCAGCAGGCCGAGCTGGAGCTGCGGCGGCTGCGGGACGAGAACGAGCACCTCCGCAGAGAGCTGCGCTGCGGGCCGCAGG AGGAGCGCGCTCTGCTGCGGCAGCTCAAGGAAGTGACCGACCGACAGCGGGACGAGCTCCGGGCGCACAACCGGGACCTGCAGCAGCGCAGCCAGGAGACGGAGGCG GCAGGTGCCCCGCAGGAGGAGCAGTGTCCCTCCAACGTAGGGCAGTGCGGCTTCAGTCGACAGGAGCTTCAGCAGATCCTCCAGGAGCGGAATGAGCTCAAAGCCAACGTGTTCCTGCTGAAGGAGGAGTTGGCCTACTTCCAGCG GGAGCTGCTCACAGACCACAGGGTACCCGGGCTTCTCCTGGAAGCCATGAAGGTGGCTGTCAGAAAGCAGCGGAAGAAGATCAAGGCGAAGATGTTAGGGACCCCAGAGGAAGCAGAGAGCAG tgacGATGATGATGGCTCATGGCTCCTGCTCTCCAGCGATAAGGaagaccaccccccaccccctgactccAGAATACAGAGTTT CTTTGGCCAGTGTTATCGAGGTGAAGCAGAGGCCCTTGAAGCCAAGACCAGCAGCACAGCTCCCAGCGAGCGAGGCGGAGAAGAGGAGGCCCCACAGCAATCCCACTGggagcctgtgggcagcccctga